A portion of the bacterium genome contains these proteins:
- a CDS encoding DUF87 domain-containing protein produces the protein MFPIEISVQDFMSTHSLIIGQTRSGKSHLTRLLIEQTHGKCSQFVFDREGEYVTLRERFDFVVIGEGWDFKASPAIAAELAVRLLRLGASAIIDLSSMKHKDDLEFVRGFVDGLMSLKLDEQREAMLVFDEVHLLAPEGKETACGNEIMNIAKRGLKRGMFAVFTTQRLPEVAKGVVLQSNNYFSGRVVDIDAARTAGRLRLNKSQVNMLQSLHRGEFFVAGPAIQGADNALLVTINDTITHAPNRRNWKDFRLAPAKGAVLAALGELKDVEQEVKEKAQTIEQLRTRIRELEQRPNVDTAEMTRLRTENAELHLDLRKANLWIERLIEGMRNARSDLQEFISEYESGGPEDEQESLSVVSSGNLDVAGVKKFTSAVASGVGKKRERINGVHLPTAAERMLAYAASRYPHSVTRGAMVAYARISSKSSNVGKFLKLLTEGGYLELKAYGYAATELGCKILPDHEPLPDDPDSKLQAWKKRLAPGAVRMLDAIHKHRKLDRERVLDIADVSPTSSNAGKFFKQLQEYGLIVIEDGYCQMHKDYR, from the coding sequence ATGTTTCCGATTGAAATCTCTGTTCAGGATTTCATGTCCACGCACTCACTGATTATCGGGCAAACACGATCCGGCAAGAGTCATTTGACACGTCTGTTGATTGAGCAGACCCATGGCAAATGTTCACAATTCGTGTTTGACCGCGAAGGCGAATACGTGACACTGCGTGAACGCTTTGACTTCGTGGTAATCGGTGAAGGCTGGGACTTCAAGGCCAGCCCCGCCATCGCTGCGGAGCTTGCTGTTCGATTGCTTAGGCTTGGCGCGTCAGCCATCATTGACCTGTCCAGCATGAAGCACAAGGATGACCTCGAATTTGTGCGCGGGTTCGTTGACGGTCTAATGTCGCTGAAACTGGACGAACAGCGTGAAGCCATGCTGGTCTTCGATGAAGTGCATCTGCTGGCACCGGAGGGCAAGGAAACGGCCTGCGGCAATGAAATAATGAACATTGCCAAGCGCGGTCTGAAGCGGGGCATGTTCGCCGTCTTCACGACTCAGCGTCTGCCGGAGGTTGCGAAAGGAGTCGTGCTTCAATCGAATAACTATTTCAGCGGCCGAGTCGTGGATATTGATGCAGCTCGAACCGCTGGTCGCCTGAGATTGAACAAGTCTCAGGTAAATATGCTGCAGTCACTTCACCGGGGCGAGTTCTTTGTCGCCGGTCCGGCCATTCAGGGCGCGGATAATGCGCTGCTTGTGACGATCAATGACACGATTACACACGCTCCGAACCGGCGCAACTGGAAAGACTTCCGGCTCGCGCCGGCAAAGGGCGCGGTGCTGGCCGCTCTCGGTGAGCTGAAGGACGTCGAGCAAGAAGTCAAAGAGAAGGCGCAGACCATCGAACAACTGCGCACGCGGATCAGGGAGCTTGAACAGCGTCCGAATGTTGACACCGCAGAAATGACGCGGCTCAGGACCGAGAATGCTGAACTGCACCTTGACTTGCGCAAAGCAAACCTGTGGATTGAACGACTGATTGAAGGCATGCGTAATGCACGATCAGACTTGCAAGAGTTCATTTCCGAGTATGAATCTGGCGGTCCGGAAGACGAGCAAGAGTCGTTGAGTGTAGTCTCCAGTGGCAACCTGGATGTTGCGGGAGTCAAGAAATTTACGTCTGCGGTGGCAAGTGGCGTCGGTAAGAAGCGGGAGCGTATCAACGGCGTGCATTTGCCGACCGCTGCTGAGCGCATGTTGGCATACGCGGCAAGTCGTTATCCGCATTCGGTGACTCGCGGTGCCATGGTTGCCTACGCACGGATTAGCTCGAAGTCCAGTAATGTCGGCAAGTTTCTGAAGCTCCTGACAGAAGGTGGTTACTTAGAGCTAAAAGCCTACGGATATGCCGCGACAGAACTCGGATGCAAAATTCTGCCTGACCATGAACCGCTCCCCGACGACCCCGACTCGAAGCTCCAAGCATGGAAGAAACGACTTGCGCCCGGCGCGGTCCGAATGCTGGATGCCATTCACAAGCATCGCAAACTTGACCGCGAACGCGTCCTGGACATTGCTGACGTGTCGCCCACGTCGAGCAATGCAGGCAAATTCTTCAAGCAGCTTCAGGAATACGGACTAATTGTGATCGAAGACGGATACTGTCAGATGCACAAGGACTACCGATGA